The segment GTCGACTAGCTTTTCAAGGTTGGAAGGGCTGATACCGTTACCGCCATCTTTAACTGTGATAATGGCACCTTCCATACGGTCACGCTTTCCGCTTATTTCTATTTTTCCTCCTGCAGGCATTGCTTCCATCGAATTTTTAATAAGGTTGATGAAGACCTGCTTGAGACTGTTCTTGTCGCCCCTAACTACCATATCCTCATCTATATCTATGATTTCTAGAGTGATATTATTATTTCGAGCTTCATTACTCACCAGTTTTATCACATACTGTATGATATCCAAAATTGGAAGCAGGGTAAGTTCCTTCGTTTGTGGCTTGGATAGCACCAACAGTTCAGAAACGATATCATTGATTCTATCGATCTCGGATAAAACCATGTCCACATGTTGCCGATTTGCTTTCCCGGATTTTTGAATCAGTTGGATAAAGCCTTTAATTGCTGTCAATGGATTCTTTATTTCATGGGCAATACCTGCTGAGAGTTCTCCAACAACAGATAATTTTTCTTTTGTAACCAACAGCTGTTCCGTCTTCTTCAGGGAGGAAATATCCCTCCCTATCGTAACAAGCGCTTTCCTGCGTCCATCCGAATAGAATAGGGGGACTTTAATGACATCAAATGTCTTTTGTTCTCCATCCGCCAAACAGAATGACTCTTCTTCACGGGTGGTTTTACCTTCCTCCCATGTTTGTCTGTCAGTTTCTGTACAATATTCAAAGGCTTCCTTGAAGTGAGGTGAATAGTTTCCAAGCTCAAGGTCTGTCTTCCCCTTATAATCGACCTTTTGTAAATCATAAAGAGCAAGTCCGTAATCATTTGTCTGAATCCACTTGCCCTGCCCATCTTTGAAGCAGACAAAATCAGGCATATTATTGATAAGAGTGGAAAGCTCCTGTTCCTTTTGTTCCAGCTCCTTCAATGCTTCGTGCTTCTTCAACATCATGTACAACAATACAGTTGTTATGAGGATGAACAGCCAGCCTTTGATCAAATTTATATATTCAGCTATAACGTGATGATTATTTTGATTTAGGACATATAGCCAATAATCGGTTAAGCCAATCCATACAATTCCAAAGAATAGATAGATTAAAGGTATAAACTTAAGCCATTTCCTTTTCATAAAATACCTCTTATATCTTAGATGATTGATTTTAACGAAAAAAATAACCAACAAATGGTCGTTTTCCCTATTATATCTTTTTATGCTTGATATAGATACAAAGTCCCGCTTGGGAAAGTTGAATACTAATTTATTGAATTACACTATTTTTTCATTATACACTTTCCTGAGCTAGGATTTCTACATACTTTTGCAGTATATCGCTTTCTTCCTATCCACTCCGAGAATGTTTATGCCCTTTTTGAAAGGGTATGTATAAAATAAAGAATTTCCCAGGAGGGGTTAAAATGGAAGATAAGGACGTAAGGGTAGAAAAAAGGGAAACAAAAGAGGATAGGGGAATGGTTGCATCTACATTCATCAAATACACAGCTTATCTAATCATATTTTTCGGAATTATCTGGTTCATCATTAGCTATTTACTTCCAATGATTCGATAATAAGTACCAGCACATAAAGAGGAGCAGGGCCGGCGTCGATTAGACACTTGCCCTGCTTTTTGTTTGATTAGTACGCGATTCCAACGATTACTAACAGAATAAACAATACTAAAATTAACACAAAGTTGCTTCCTGGGGAACTACCCATTTCAAATTTCAAATACTCCTTCCATATGCGGATAATACATTATATGAAGGGGTAGTCCCATGTGAATAGACAAGTCTTCCACCTATAAGTAACTAACTAAATTTTTTCTGTACTTTCGACTCATTATGGAGTAAAAACCTTCTTTTTAACAGGCTTATATTAGAGGATTGTCCCCGAAAATTGCGGCATTTGCAAGGTGATGGACTTGATCTGTTCACCGTCGATGTCCACTGCCCACAACTTATAATTCGGTTTTCCTCTTAGCCAACTCTGGTCTTGAATGAATAATACCCGATCTTTATCGCGGAAGAATACTGGTTCTGTAATCAATGTGCGAAAGCTGGTTATCGGTTGCACTTCATTCCCAGCAGTATCCATTGTGTACATCTCATAAATATATTGAGACTTTTTGCGAGGATTTTCACTTGCTGCGGAGAACGCAATAAGGCCTCCCTGAGGAGATATTTTTGCACTGTATATTATATTGGTCTCAAAATCAAAGTTCGGGTTGACATACTCTTTCTCCTTAGTGATTGTGTCCATCATCACAAATGAAGAACTTAAACCTTCCTCCTCATCCATCACCCATTCCACAAACCCAAGTTTCCCCCCATCTTCCGTTAGAGATAGACCTCTTTTCTTTACGCTTTCATCATGCGTGAGCCTTTCTTTATTTTCTCCTGCAACAGAAATCGAATAAAGATCAATGTTTGTTGGCCCCTCGTCCAGTTTAGTTCCTTCTTGATAATCTCGCGCTACAAAATAATAGATGGATTGATCATCTTCAGAAAACACTGCGTCCGTTATGAGCTCATCCTCATCTGAAAGCTTAAATAAATCACTCCCGTCACTATCCATAAGGTATAAAGATTGCTTTAAGGAACCCTCCCCTTTTTCTTGGGAAAGAAAGAGTAGTTTATCTCCTTTAGAAGAATACCTTGGATGTACGTGACTTTCAGCCTGTCTTGGATAGGTTAATTGATTTACATCACTGCCATCCACATTTGCTTTATACAGTGCACCATCCCCACTTTGATAGAACGGGAACACAATAGATTTGTCATCCGGCGACAAGGTGACAGTTTCCCCGAAACCATTATCTATTGGTAGCCAAGCACGTGTAAAACGTTCAGAAAAGAAATATAAGAGCACGGAAATGATGATGACAAATCCAATGAGAGCTATCGTGAACAATTTTAATGTTTGTTTTTTCATAGTCGGCCTCTCTCTTTCGTAAAGATGGATGATGATAGTTTACCCTGAATGGGAAATTTTACTTACAGCGAATAATAAAAGAAGCAACCTAGTACTAATTAGGTTGCTTCTTTCATTATTTTGCTGCCTTCACGATTTCTTGCAGGATAATGTCAAGTGTGTGTGGTGCGCTATCCTCTGCCATCTTCCTTTGCAGCTCTTCTTTATTTGTTTTTAATGCGTTTAATTGCTTACGCAACGTTTCACTTGTTAACTCTTCCTCAAATAAAACCTTGGCAAATCCTTTTTTCTCGAAGGATTGTGCATTTAATATCTGGTCACCTCTGCTCGCATTCCTGGATAGAGGAATCAATAACATCGGTTTGCGCAAGGCAAGAAATTCAAAAATTGAATTTGCCCCAGCCCGGGAGATGATTAATTCCGATGCGGCTAATACATCAGGAAGCTCCTGATTGATATATTCAAATTGTTTATAGCCTTTGACTCCTTGTAAAGAACTGTCCACATTTCCTTTCCCGCAAATATGAACAATCTGGAATTGCTCTGTTAGTTCACCCAAGATCTGACGTAAGGTTTCATTTATTTTTTTGGCTCCTAAGCTTCCACCCATAATTGTGAGTATTGGTTTTTTCTCGTGAAAACCGAGCAACGCCCTTCCTTCTTGGGCTTTTCCCTTAAACAACTCTTCACGGATAGGTGAACCTGTGAAAAGGACTTTGTCTTTTGGGAAATGCTTTAACGTCTCATCAAATGTAACAAAGACTTTTGTTGCAAACTTTGTGGCAATTTTATTGGCAAGCCCGGGGGTGATGTCCGATTCATGAATGATTACCGGTATTTTCAACATTTTGGCCGCCATTACAACTGGAACTGTCACAAATCCACCTTTGGAGAAAACAACACTTGGCTTTTCTCTCCTTAAGATGAACAATGCCTCCATTGCTCCCTTAATGATGCGTAAAGGATCAGAGAAGTTCTTCCAGTCAAAGTATCTGCGAAGCTTTCCACTGGAAATGCCATGAAAAGGTATCTTCTCATTGCCTATAATTTCTTCTTCTATACCATTTCTAGAACCGATATATGTAATATCCCAACCAGATGCTTTTAACTTGTTTATTATTGCGATATTTGGTGTGACGTGTCCTGCAGACCCTCCACCTGTGAATACTATCTTATTATTTTTCATCATATCAACATCCTTCATGTCATTCTCTACTCTATATTATTATCGAAATAAGATGGAAAGGCAAAGCATTTGGTAAAGCGCAGGCTGAGAACTATCTTTTCTGTTTCATCAGCCTGCGCTTATGCTTTATTTAATCCCCCTTGAAGGCAGTGACTGTTTGGATAATTGATAGGGAAGCTGTTGCAGCGACTTTGTTACATTTTCTAATTTCTGTTCAATACGATGCAGCAAGTAGAACGTTACGACAATCGGGAATCCCACTTCGCTTATCCATGTCCACCACTGATCCATGTTCCATTCCTCCTTTCTTCTGAAATAAGAAAGGCCTACCTTTAAAAGTAGACCTTTCTTGTCCCCGTTATGCTATTTCAAATTCTGTTACATTACGCTCAATGACCCTTGCACCATTTTTTTCAACAAAGTTTCCACCTTTGGATGTGAAAACATTCGCTCCAATAATGGCATCCATCGCAAGTTCAATTTCCTCAGCTGTTAAATCCGTCTTTGGATCATCAACTAAAATCTTCACAGTAGATCCTTCTTCATTCAAGAATAGCAATTCCAATGTAAACATGTGGATTCCTCCTTTCTATTTACTTTTGTACTTCAGCTTCCGTTACCCTAGGAAGTGCAACTCACTGCGTCTAACAGTCGATACTGGCGTTGTTTGCAAACCAGAAATCGCTCCTGCTGCTTGTAAAAGTGCTGTTGCCTCAGCATCCACCTTTACGTTGTTGTAGTTTTTCGTACGGTACATCAAGTTTCCTCTGTCATCCTCTCCAAGTTCATACATAAGACGAAGTTGGACATTTTCTACTGCGTAATCTGCCATGTTCTCACCCCCTTTCACCTTCTATATAAAGAAAAAAAGGCAAAAAGTAGTGAAAAAATTATAAGAAAGACAAAAAAACATTCCGGACTATTTTTGTCTCCCGGAATGTTTAGATAGATATTATGAAACGGATTTCTTTAAATCTAACTTTGATCTTTGTCTGTTCAGCTTTTGTAAAGCTGATTCGTTATAGCCAACAATCAGTTTTTTTCCACTTGTGATGATAGGTCTTCTAAGTAGCTTAGGTTCTTCAATAATAAGCTTGATCAGTTCGGATACGGTTAATTCGTTTACGTCGATTCCCAGATCCTTAAAGGTTTGGCTTCTAGTTGCCAAAATTTCATCTATCCCCTCTGTAGTTAAAGATAGGATCTTCATCATCTCATCGTGATTGGGGGTTTGCCGGAAAATGTGCTTTTCTTGAAACGTGATATTGTTGCTCTTTAGCCATTTTTTTGTTTTTCTGCAGGATGTACAACTAGGATAACTGTAAAAAGTGATTTCATTCATTTTTCTTACCTCCCCATTTTTTGATTATTTTTAATAAGTATTTATGTTAATCTTATTGTATACTATTTGTATAACTTTTGTATAGGTAAAAGATAATTAATTTTGAACAAAAAACGACAACTATTTTATTCACCATTAAAATGAAGGACGAATGTTTAGTTTTGCATTATAATGGAAATAAGTATCATAGAAAAAGAGTTGTATAATCTGGCTAAGGCTGGAGAAAAATGTACTTATCATGCAATCGTCACAAACTAGA is part of the Sutcliffiella sp. FSL R7-0096 genome and harbors:
- a CDS encoding YjcZ family sporulation protein encodes the protein MGSSPGSNFVLILVLFILLVIVGIAY
- a CDS encoding YvrJ family protein, with the translated sequence MDQWWTWISEVGFPIVVTFYLLHRIEQKLENVTKSLQQLPYQLSKQSLPSRGIK
- a CDS encoding DUF1659 domain-containing protein is translated as MADYAVENVQLRLMYELGEDDRGNLMYRTKNYNNVKVDAEATALLQAAGAISGLQTTPVSTVRRSELHFLG
- a CDS encoding DUF2922 domain-containing protein yields the protein MFTLELLFLNEEGSTVKILVDDPKTDLTAEEIELAMDAIIGANVFTSKGGNFVEKNGARVIERNVTEFEIA
- a CDS encoding ATP-binding protein; protein product: MKRKWLKFIPLIYLFFGIVWIGLTDYWLYVLNQNNHHVIAEYINLIKGWLFILITTVLLYMMLKKHEALKELEQKEQELSTLINNMPDFVCFKDGQGKWIQTNDYGLALYDLQKVDYKGKTDLELGNYSPHFKEAFEYCTETDRQTWEEGKTTREEESFCLADGEQKTFDVIKVPLFYSDGRRKALVTIGRDISSLKKTEQLLVTKEKLSVVGELSAGIAHEIKNPLTAIKGFIQLIQKSGKANRQHVDMVLSEIDRINDIVSELLVLSKPQTKELTLLPILDIIQYVIKLVSNEARNNNITLEIIDIDEDMVVRGDKNSLKQVFINLIKNSMEAMPAGGKIEISGKRDRMEGAIITVKDGGNGISPSNLEKLVDPFFTSKEKGMGLGLTITKKIIQEHRGQLNIESEEGTGTTVTVILPSQ
- a CDS encoding Spx/MgsR family RNA polymerase-binding regulatory protein, translated to MNEITFYSYPSCTSCRKTKKWLKSNNITFQEKHIFRQTPNHDEMMKILSLTTEGIDEILATRSQTFKDLGIDVNELTVSELIKLIIEEPKLLRRPIITSGKKLIVGYNESALQKLNRQRSKLDLKKSVS
- a CDS encoding undecaprenyldiphospho-muramoylpentapeptide beta-N-acetylglucosaminyltransferase; this encodes MKNNKIVFTGGGSAGHVTPNIAIINKLKASGWDITYIGSRNGIEEEIIGNEKIPFHGISSGKLRRYFDWKNFSDPLRIIKGAMEALFILRREKPSVVFSKGGFVTVPVVMAAKMLKIPVIIHESDITPGLANKIATKFATKVFVTFDETLKHFPKDKVLFTGSPIREELFKGKAQEGRALLGFHEKKPILTIMGGSLGAKKINETLRQILGELTEQFQIVHICGKGNVDSSLQGVKGYKQFEYINQELPDVLAASELIISRAGANSIFEFLALRKPMLLIPLSRNASRGDQILNAQSFEKKGFAKVLFEEELTSETLRKQLNALKTNKEELQRKMAEDSAPHTLDIILQEIVKAAK